In the Pyrococcus kukulkanii genome, one interval contains:
- a CDS encoding NifB/NifX family molybdenum-iron cluster-binding protein, which produces MRCLKVAFGMEDDEKLIDAHYGDSNFFAIYDVCEDGRYRLLEKRINKAKEVEEEEHGDPKKFRAIVELLKDVDVLAAFRMGPNFLRIRDQSDKVAFFTRTRDLKVALQRVIENFDELWRQVQEKKTLQ; this is translated from the coding sequence ATGAGGTGTTTAAAGGTTGCGTTCGGAATGGAGGATGATGAAAAGCTCATAGACGCTCACTATGGGGACTCAAATTTCTTTGCGATCTATGATGTATGCGAGGACGGCAGGTACAGGTTGCTGGAGAAGAGAATCAATAAAGCAAAGGAGGTAGAGGAGGAAGAGCATGGGGATCCCAAGAAGTTTAGGGCGATAGTTGAGCTTTTGAAGGATGTGGACGTTCTAGCGGCGTTTAGAATGGGTCCCAACTTCCTAAGGATAAGAGATCAGAGTGACAAAGTAGCATTCTTCACGAGAACTAGGGATCTAAAGGTTGCACTTCAAAGGGTCATTGAGAACTTTGATGAGCTGTGGAGACAAGTTCAGGAGAAAAAGACTCTTCAATAA
- a CDS encoding MBL fold metallo-hydrolase produces the protein MKLIVLNDNVPSKGLKNDWGWSILVGRILFDADTNPLVLAYNSKALGVELKGLKFAVLSHWHYDHYGGFPYIAELNPGLKLYAPLEGMAMAMRWGFDPIPVTSPGEIEKRVYTSGILDNFEHAIGIETSSGLVVIVGCSHPGVDRLTKAVLDASGYKKACLVIGGFHSPPLWRIDNLAKMTELIAPAHCSGDVAKEYVKRRYGEKFVDVRTGTVIEV, from the coding sequence ATGAAACTCATAGTCCTCAACGACAACGTTCCCTCCAAAGGGTTGAAGAATGACTGGGGATGGAGCATTCTAGTGGGTAGAATTCTGTTCGATGCCGACACGAATCCCCTAGTCCTAGCGTACAACTCAAAGGCCTTAGGAGTTGAGCTTAAAGGATTGAAGTTCGCCGTGCTGAGCCACTGGCACTACGATCACTATGGAGGTTTCCCTTATATTGCGGAATTGAATCCTGGGTTAAAGCTCTACGCTCCCCTCGAGGGAATGGCGATGGCCATGAGATGGGGCTTTGATCCGATCCCGGTTACAAGTCCAGGAGAGATAGAAAAGAGAGTTTACACCTCTGGGATCCTCGACAATTTCGAGCATGCTATTGGAATTGAGACGAGCTCAGGCTTAGTAGTTATAGTAGGATGCAGTCATCCTGGAGTGGATAGGCTAACTAAAGCCGTTCTCGATGCCAGCGGTTACAAAAAGGCTTGCCTAGTTATAGGAGGCTTTCACTCGCCGCCCCTATGGAGGATAGACAACTTAGCTAAGATGACAGAATTAATAGCTCCAGCCCACTGCTCTGGGGATGTAGCGAAGGAGTACGTAAAGAGGAGGTACGGGGAGAAGTTCGTTGATGTTAGAACTGGAACCGTTATTGAGGTTTAG
- a CDS encoding MBL fold metallo-hydrolase produces MKITIYDGADTIGGTKIHVEDGRNGIFLDFGMNFAKYSIYYEEFLRERPARGIYDLWMLNLIPKLNIYRADLIPQDLSEIVRRYPAPRVDAVLISHAHLDHVGNIALLRENIPIVASPTTLVILKALRDTSQNSHMGMELPYYSPKTPVNGNLNVLKSDRKGDYIARDMVVTEKLKHDIEKFMRWRPELELARSNRARKIRVGQIVSIEEWDFPWEVKAYPVDHSIYGAVGYVIDGVIAYTGDFRLHGERRELTKKFIREAKNASVLITEGTRINREDFNVSEDEVYENALGIVEEANGLVVADFSPRNFERLETFKKIAKKTGRELVITSKDAYFLHALTLAEGVNYLEGVGIYENLKADPRKWELWVFERYGELKVTPEEIKENLENYILCFSFYDMPHLLDIMPSGGVYIYSSSEAFTEEQVFSFLRLWNWLQHFGFEVYGFKVLRDGRPVFEKGLHASGHASREDLIKVIEEVDPDYIIPVHTENPEWFKGVFGSERVVILNNGESFEI; encoded by the coding sequence ATGAAGATAACCATTTATGACGGGGCCGATACTATAGGCGGTACAAAAATCCACGTTGAAGACGGCAGAAATGGTATTTTCCTAGATTTTGGCATGAACTTTGCGAAATACTCAATATACTACGAGGAGTTCCTTAGGGAAAGACCTGCCCGTGGAATCTACGATCTTTGGATGCTGAACCTAATCCCCAAGCTCAACATCTACAGGGCCGACTTAATCCCCCAGGATCTAAGCGAGATCGTTAGGAGATATCCAGCCCCCCGAGTGGACGCGGTGTTGATAAGCCACGCACACCTCGATCACGTTGGCAATATAGCCTTGCTGAGGGAAAATATACCAATAGTCGCTTCGCCTACTACCCTCGTCATTCTGAAGGCCCTCCGGGACACCTCTCAAAACTCTCATATGGGAATGGAGCTCCCCTACTACAGCCCGAAAACTCCTGTGAATGGAAATCTAAACGTCCTAAAGTCGGACAGGAAGGGGGATTACATAGCGAGGGATATGGTAGTGACGGAAAAACTCAAACATGACATCGAGAAATTCATGAGGTGGAGGCCGGAGTTAGAGCTGGCGAGGAGCAACAGGGCGAGGAAGATAAGAGTCGGACAGATCGTCAGCATTGAGGAATGGGACTTCCCCTGGGAGGTAAAAGCTTACCCTGTTGACCACTCTATCTATGGAGCCGTAGGTTACGTAATCGACGGTGTCATAGCTTACACGGGAGACTTTAGGCTTCACGGGGAGCGCAGGGAACTAACGAAAAAGTTCATCAGAGAGGCCAAAAATGCGAGCGTTTTGATTACGGAGGGCACGAGGATAAACAGGGAAGACTTCAACGTCTCAGAGGATGAGGTTTATGAAAACGCCCTCGGTATAGTTGAAGAGGCAAACGGGCTCGTGGTTGCAGATTTTTCACCGAGGAACTTCGAGAGGCTGGAGACCTTCAAGAAGATCGCCAAAAAGACTGGAAGGGAGCTGGTAATAACGAGCAAAGACGCTTACTTCCTCCACGCCTTAACTCTGGCTGAAGGAGTGAACTACCTCGAGGGTGTTGGGATTTACGAAAACCTAAAGGCAGACCCTAGAAAATGGGAACTCTGGGTGTTCGAGAGGTACGGGGAGCTGAAGGTCACTCCTGAAGAGATAAAAGAGAACCTAGAAAACTACATTCTCTGCTTCTCATTCTACGACATGCCCCATCTGCTCGACATCATGCCAAGCGGTGGAGTTTACATATACTCCTCTAGCGAGGCCTTCACCGAGGAGCAGGTGTTCAGCTTCTTGAGGCTCTGGAACTGGCTCCAGCACTTCGGGTTCGAGGTTTACGGTTTCAAAGTTCTAAGAGATGGAAGGCCGGTGTTTGAGAAGGGGCTTCACGCTTCCGGACATGCTTCGAGGGAAGACCTGATCAAGGTTATTGAGGAGGTAGATCCTGACTATATAATTCCAGTTCACACGGAGAACCCTGAGTGGTTTAAAGGTGTGTTTGGGTCAGAAAGAGTTGTTATTCTGAATAACGGGGAAAGCTTTGAGATTTAG
- a CDS encoding McrC family protein, producing MPSITLFEHEPREVDESVREAIKLINRALPRPTSTSNDSPQEEFTEENGFLQVTAEGIKAKHYVGFAFAGDLSIQVLPKVFKSWGELDAIIGLMKMLNVSYGLNIYDVDLATFKSLKAPRDIFEVLVFLYAKSLWEEILKGHHREYVQRVSEEKFLRGKLLVGRQILKLPHKMHEFTVEIHEFTQDNLLNQIFYFTTRFALSKTRWEGNRRLLESLMLVFADVTPKRITPRDFERVHFTRLNERFRKPFNLAKIILGSIAEGGESVGGFFVDMNELFERFILWALRSSGFRVHYQREFWFVKDVLKARPDYVIEGVGVADAKYREWNAEPDILRQIYVYSKILEFQGEEGRAFLIFPRTEGFNKDLEPQELEFFDDSRVKILPYDLEVLREGYLDLNFRNYFNNQE from the coding sequence ATGCCTTCCATAACACTTTTTGAACACGAACCCAGGGAAGTTGATGAGAGCGTTAGGGAGGCAATAAAACTCATTAACAGAGCTCTCCCGCGTCCAACTTCGACATCAAACGACAGCCCCCAGGAGGAGTTCACCGAGGAGAACGGCTTCCTCCAAGTAACGGCCGAAGGGATAAAGGCCAAGCACTACGTGGGCTTCGCTTTTGCCGGAGATTTGTCAATTCAAGTGCTCCCAAAGGTCTTTAAATCCTGGGGAGAGCTTGACGCTATCATCGGTTTAATGAAGATGCTGAACGTTTCCTACGGCCTCAACATTTACGATGTGGATCTTGCAACCTTCAAATCCCTTAAAGCCCCCAGGGACATCTTTGAAGTTCTAGTTTTCCTGTACGCAAAGAGCCTATGGGAGGAAATCCTGAAGGGCCACCACAGGGAGTACGTTCAGAGGGTATCGGAGGAAAAGTTCCTTAGGGGAAAGCTACTCGTTGGGAGGCAGATACTAAAGCTGCCGCACAAGATGCACGAGTTCACAGTCGAGATCCATGAGTTCACCCAGGACAACCTCCTAAACCAGATATTCTACTTCACGACGAGGTTTGCCCTCTCCAAAACTAGATGGGAAGGAAATAGAAGGTTACTGGAATCGTTGATGTTGGTCTTCGCAGACGTAACCCCCAAGAGGATTACTCCTAGGGACTTCGAGAGGGTTCACTTCACGAGGCTGAACGAGAGATTTAGGAAGCCATTCAACCTAGCTAAGATCATCCTGGGCTCAATCGCCGAAGGTGGGGAGAGCGTTGGAGGGTTCTTCGTGGACATGAACGAGCTCTTTGAGAGGTTCATATTGTGGGCTTTGAGGAGTTCCGGCTTCAGAGTTCACTATCAAAGGGAGTTCTGGTTCGTTAAAGATGTGCTAAAGGCGAGGCCCGACTACGTAATTGAGGGCGTTGGAGTTGCCGATGCAAAGTACAGGGAGTGGAACGCTGAGCCAGACATTTTAAGGCAGATCTACGTTTACTCGAAGATCTTGGAGTTTCAAGGAGAAGAAGGTAGAGCATTCCTGATATTCCCCAGGACGGAGGGGTTTAATAAAGATTTAGAGCCCCAGGAACTTGAATTCTTCGATGATAGCAGGGTCAAAATTTTGCCTTATGACCTTGAAGTACTAAGGGAGGGCTACCTTGACCTCAACTTTAGGAATTATTTCAATAATCAAGAGTAA
- a CDS encoding McrB family protein: MGSFNFDHQKISEIEEIIKKLKREYQKDWENNKSKTLGIFREISDKLVSEENISIEEVKDLIRKIPPTTRSLLYFSHATDSGNRDKLLRRILADKKFRKLLSSIKDKENLTPEDIERLEKEIRELEIHDVGLSIISTWLTIVNPHIFVPVFIGTIPKEFNLMLRKVLGFELKWGPGWKNYVNNYLKFVYVVNIIKNRVGAETALEIVFYLSKFKDNLHNQQIERVSKSNDVSHGSLNEYYSSIGYLYSPTTISQFYVALKTKGFVILSGLSGTGKTKIALEFAELLINFPQLLTAWGSEDTEQQLKKALEEISKTINDIGYAVLVWGPAGKTIKIETPFILWVVYKNLIRAGFLVNKVYQLKDVQRDDKLKERLLRGYRWTLDSYGGKDVGQSFNEDTTKHLNRFKHIKDENDRVVFFEISKIIPVTSLVKVSDTVIEKDDGKVYSPQQVSQSGYSKIVKLPLALKRLITTICGSIIDNSLFLSVRPDWRDSKPLLGYYNPLDGKYYKTPLLEFILRAKEDYEKNKEKAMPYFIILDEMNLAHVEYYFADFLSVLESGRDEDGFTRESIKLHDVDEVEKEQGIPKEIKLPPNLYIIGTVNIDETTYMFSPKVLDRAFTIEFHDVDLESYPPEESKLSWEKREQLRKTILNDLRRNGKFLAFDKKDIGEAIKKLKKAENGKYWEALEQLNRALEPYDLHFGYRVVDEIALFFDNAQKSKGIVSFENDDEIFDLAILMKILPKFHGNRKKLEKPLLLLLKLAKEGELKDEDVHKTADELFKDIFGTENWQDKSRAVVKELTNPGNYVYRHTAKKVLRMLRQLYEIGFASFS; the protein is encoded by the coding sequence ATGGGAAGCTTTAACTTTGACCATCAAAAAATATCTGAGATAGAAGAAATCATTAAGAAGCTAAAAAGAGAATACCAAAAAGATTGGGAAAATAATAAAAGCAAGACGTTAGGCATATTTAGAGAAATATCCGACAAGCTTGTATCTGAGGAGAATATATCTATTGAGGAAGTTAAGGATTTAATTCGAAAGATACCCCCAACTACTAGATCACTGCTTTACTTTTCACACGCGACCGACAGCGGAAATAGGGATAAACTGTTAAGGCGCATACTTGCAGATAAAAAATTCAGAAAGTTGCTCTCCTCAATTAAAGATAAGGAAAACTTAACTCCTGAAGATATTGAAAGATTAGAGAAAGAGATAAGAGAGTTAGAAATACATGATGTTGGCTTGTCTATAATAAGCACTTGGCTAACAATTGTAAATCCTCACATATTTGTTCCTGTCTTTATAGGCACCATTCCAAAAGAATTTAATTTAATGCTAAGGAAAGTGCTCGGTTTTGAACTAAAATGGGGCCCAGGGTGGAAAAACTACGTAAATAATTACCTAAAGTTCGTTTATGTAGTAAACATCATAAAAAACAGAGTAGGAGCAGAAACTGCACTTGAAATTGTGTTTTACCTCAGCAAATTTAAGGACAACCTACATAACCAGCAAATTGAAAGAGTCTCAAAAAGCAACGACGTCAGCCATGGATCACTGAATGAATACTATTCCTCCATTGGGTATTTATACTCTCCCACAACAATTTCCCAATTCTACGTTGCTCTAAAGACTAAAGGATTTGTCATTCTCTCTGGATTAAGTGGTACGGGGAAGACAAAGATTGCCTTGGAGTTTGCTGAGTTACTAATAAATTTTCCACAACTATTAACTGCATGGGGGAGCGAGGATACTGAACAGCAATTAAAGAAAGCCCTAGAAGAAATTTCTAAAACAATAAACGATATTGGATACGCCGTTTTAGTATGGGGGCCTGCTGGCAAGACAATAAAAATTGAAACTCCTTTTATTTTATGGGTTGTCTATAAGAATCTCATCAGAGCAGGGTTCCTAGTTAACAAGGTTTACCAATTAAAAGATGTTCAAAGAGATGATAAATTAAAGGAGAGATTGCTCAGAGGTTATAGATGGACATTAGATAGCTATGGAGGAAAAGACGTCGGCCAATCATTTAATGAGGATACAACAAAGCACCTAAATAGATTTAAACATATAAAGGATGAAAATGATAGGGTTGTCTTTTTTGAAATTTCCAAAATTATCCCAGTGACTTCATTAGTTAAGGTCTCAGATACTGTAATCGAAAAAGATGATGGGAAAGTATATTCCCCTCAACAAGTCTCCCAAAGTGGATACAGCAAAATTGTCAAATTGCCTTTAGCATTGAAACGCTTAATTACAACTATATGTGGATCAATTATAGATAATTCCCTTTTCCTCTCCGTCCGTCCAGACTGGAGAGATTCCAAGCCTTTACTAGGCTACTATAATCCATTAGACGGCAAGTACTACAAAACTCCTCTCCTAGAGTTCATATTGAGGGCCAAGGAGGACTATGAGAAGAATAAGGAAAAAGCAATGCCCTACTTCATAATCCTCGACGAGATGAACTTGGCTCACGTTGAGTACTACTTTGCCGACTTCTTAAGTGTCCTCGAGAGTGGCAGAGATGAGGACGGCTTTACAAGGGAGAGCATAAAGCTCCATGATGTAGATGAAGTCGAAAAAGAGCAGGGGATACCCAAGGAGATTAAACTTCCACCAAACCTCTACATAATTGGAACGGTGAATATAGACGAGACAACTTATATGTTCAGTCCCAAGGTTCTTGACAGGGCGTTCACGATAGAATTTCACGACGTTGACCTTGAAAGCTATCCTCCAGAGGAAAGCAAGTTGTCCTGGGAAAAACGTGAACAGCTCAGGAAAACCATTCTTAACGACCTAAGGAGGAACGGAAAGTTCCTTGCATTTGACAAGAAGGATATAGGGGAAGCCATTAAAAAGCTCAAAAAAGCTGAAAACGGAAAGTACTGGGAGGCCCTCGAACAGCTGAACAGGGCCTTAGAGCCATATGATCTGCACTTTGGCTACAGGGTTGTTGATGAAATAGCATTGTTCTTTGATAATGCACAAAAAAGCAAGGGTATAGTCAGCTTTGAGAACGACGATGAAATATTCGACCTAGCAATTCTAATGAAAATCCTTCCGAAGTTCCACGGAAACAGGAAGAAACTTGAAAAGCCTTTACTGCTTCTCCTTAAGCTTGCTAAAGAAGGAGAGCTAAAAGATGAAGACGTGCACAAAACGGCCGATGAGCTATTTAAAGATATATTTGGAACTGAAAATTGGCAGGACAAAAGTAGGGCTGTCGTTAAAGAGCTCACTAACCCAGGCAACTACGTGTATCGGCACACCGCCAAGAAAGTCCTGAGAATGCTTCGCCAGCTATATGAAATAGGGTTCGCGAGCTTTAGCTAA
- a CDS encoding diphthine--ammonia ligase produces the protein MVGLADVSVAVLYSGGKDSNYALYWAVKSGLNVRFLVSMVSENEESYMYHTPNINLTDLQARALGIPLVKGFTTGEKEKEVEDLKRVLEGLKIEGVVAGALASRYQRERIERIANELELKVYVPAWGREPEEYMRELVKLGFKFMFVGVSAYGLTQEWLGRVVDDAVIDELVKLRDKYNVHVAGEGGEFETFVLDMPLFKYRIVVDEAERIWDGLSGKLVIKKAHLEPK, from the coding sequence ATGGTGGGCTTAGCTGATGTCTCTGTTGCCGTCCTCTATTCTGGCGGCAAGGATTCTAATTATGCCTTGTATTGGGCTGTTAAAAGCGGATTAAATGTCAGGTTCTTGGTTTCGATGGTGAGCGAGAACGAGGAAAGCTATATGTACCACACTCCAAACATAAACCTCACTGACCTGCAGGCCAGGGCCCTTGGAATTCCTCTCGTGAAGGGGTTCACCACGGGAGAGAAAGAGAAGGAAGTTGAGGATCTAAAGAGAGTCCTCGAAGGACTTAAAATTGAAGGAGTCGTTGCCGGAGCCCTTGCAAGCAGGTACCAAAGAGAGAGGATAGAGAGGATAGCCAATGAACTCGAGCTTAAGGTCTATGTTCCAGCTTGGGGTAGGGAGCCTGAAGAATACATGAGAGAGCTCGTGAAACTCGGCTTTAAATTCATGTTCGTTGGGGTTTCAGCTTATGGCTTAACCCAGGAGTGGCTCGGGAGAGTAGTAGATGATGCCGTAATAGATGAGCTCGTAAAGTTGAGGGATAAATACAACGTTCACGTGGCAGGAGAGGGTGGTGAGTTCGAGACTTTCGTTCTTGATATGCCCCTATTTAAGTATAGGATAGTTGTTGATGAAGCTGAGAGAATTTGGGATGGTCTCTCCGGGAAATTAGTGATAAAGAAGGCCCACCTTGAGCCTAAATAA
- a CDS encoding C2H2-type zinc finger protein has product MVRLKAIIVKDRDGEEFLRCPRCGMVFKRRKDYIKHVNKAHGWLFGRGKPKGKRLKKKYAKLSQ; this is encoded by the coding sequence ATGGTGAGGCTCAAGGCGATCATCGTTAAGGATAGGGATGGCGAGGAGTTCCTTAGGTGTCCAAGGTGTGGGATGGTATTCAAGAGGAGAAAGGACTACATAAAGCACGTTAACAAGGCCCACGGCTGGCTCTTTGGCAGGGGCAAGCCAAAAGGCAAGAGGCTCAAGAAGAAGTACGCCAAGCTCTCCCAGTGA
- a CDS encoding DUF2357 domain-containing protein, which translates to MDGGELKELPLGRGYILRTKGGTLLKREKRVYLFEWREYMIIGNREFSVKTGEYIVRAEKINKNTYIATFQFRNYIGKARIEIIDGEGKLTVEVEVLSDKIDRIYKEGSIVEKHERLYRALVEDITNKAITLPFSISTPTAFSVKESEEPVNELFAYHFLVNNRERIISAYEEILKHPHRKLVEKEEWVNFWEVSEVYEGTVLSIATHPEYLVKSSSNIAKHLKGYAPLKVSQRIKYESFDTHENRFAKHFLNELITWGERAISAILNSSYLTREQKEKAVSNLKPILEDLEYYATSDIFEDVGEMEMFPYTSQVLLKREGYRDLLQLWREFNSYSPFFEEMLRAINNKDIPKLYEYWCFFKLVEELGEILRSRDTKIIISPLGELSEEGDVYAEFDNGWRLYYNKKLTPKPKKWSYSVSLRPDFSLFDGDPNKSGTKLIGIFDAKFKVETADTSKFAEEDREMEQRPDLKTWAKLEDIYKMHTYRDALRAKFAVVLYPGERSAFFNVNLKEHYGVKDMRDVFIEDFQGIGYLKFRP; encoded by the coding sequence ATGGACGGTGGAGAATTAAAGGAGCTACCCCTTGGCAGGGGCTACATTCTGAGGACTAAAGGTGGAACTCTCCTAAAACGTGAGAAAAGAGTGTATCTTTTCGAGTGGCGGGAATATATGATCATTGGGAATAGAGAGTTCAGCGTGAAGACCGGAGAGTACATCGTCAGAGCTGAGAAGATCAATAAAAACACGTACATAGCCACCTTTCAATTTAGGAACTACATTGGAAAGGCAAGAATAGAGATCATAGATGGAGAGGGCAAGTTAACAGTTGAAGTTGAGGTTCTCTCGGACAAAATTGACAGGATTTACAAGGAGGGTAGCATAGTAGAAAAACACGAGAGGCTTTACAGGGCGTTAGTTGAAGATATAACAAACAAGGCGATTACGCTCCCATTTTCTATTTCCACCCCAACTGCATTCAGCGTTAAGGAGTCCGAAGAACCCGTAAATGAGCTCTTTGCATATCACTTCCTCGTGAACAATCGGGAGAGAATAATTTCAGCGTACGAGGAAATTCTAAAGCATCCACACAGAAAGTTGGTTGAAAAGGAGGAGTGGGTAAACTTCTGGGAGGTCAGCGAGGTATACGAAGGGACAGTACTTTCAATAGCGACTCATCCAGAGTATTTAGTTAAATCTTCTTCCAATATTGCAAAGCACCTGAAAGGCTACGCGCCCTTAAAAGTTAGCCAGAGAATTAAGTACGAGAGCTTCGACACCCACGAGAACAGATTCGCAAAACACTTCCTCAACGAGCTGATAACGTGGGGCGAGAGAGCAATCAGCGCTATCCTTAACTCATCTTACCTAACAAGGGAGCAGAAAGAAAAAGCGGTGTCCAACCTTAAGCCCATCCTTGAGGACTTGGAGTACTATGCGACGAGCGATATATTTGAGGATGTTGGCGAAATGGAGATGTTTCCATATACATCCCAAGTGCTCCTCAAGCGCGAGGGCTACAGGGACCTGCTCCAGCTCTGGAGGGAGTTTAATAGCTACTCACCGTTTTTTGAGGAGATGTTGAGGGCGATAAACAACAAGGATATTCCAAAGCTCTACGAGTACTGGTGCTTCTTTAAGCTTGTGGAGGAGCTTGGGGAGATACTTAGAAGTAGGGATACCAAGATTATTATTTCACCTCTTGGTGAGCTCTCAGAAGAGGGTGATGTTTACGCGGAATTTGACAATGGCTGGAGGCTTTACTACAACAAGAAGCTTACTCCCAAACCTAAAAAATGGAGCTATTCAGTATCTCTAAGGCCTGATTTCTCTCTTTTCGATGGAGACCCCAATAAGTCAGGAACAAAGTTGATTGGAATTTTTGATGCAAAATTCAAGGTTGAAACTGCTGATACAAGTAAATTTGCTGAAGAAGATAGGGAGATGGAGCAGAGGCCAGACCTTAAGACGTGGGCAAAGCTTGAAGATATATACAAGATGCACACATATAGGGATGCTCTAAGGGCTAAGTTTGCGGTGGTTCTTTATCCTGGGGAGAGGAGTGCATTCTTTAATGTTAATTTGAAGGAACATTATGGAGTGAAAGATATGAGAGATGTATTCATTGAAGATTTCCAAGGTATTGGATATTTAAAATTCCGGCCATAG
- a CDS encoding class II glutamine amidotransferase, whose amino-acid sequence MCELFGVNANKDVDVNFTWRGFIRKSEYNPDGWGIGWYSHLAGSRNLSVIKQPIPAYRSRIALAVPTLRIKGQIVISHVRLATSEIGYLNTHPFVRRIWSVGQYDEWIFAHNGVLDGVEELPKRFKPLGTTDSEAAFCYIMENLEGIGTIRELFIKLQSILDELSDYGTLNVLMSNGRYLFAYTHYPGKGMWLLRRHPPHRGHARLLDEDFEVSVGDMKAQDEYAYLVATRRLTDEKWEKMEKNKLYIFRDGALLLKVGRKIEPMLRKDEIEVLRAVLNGESPEIDNTVKRLVDLKLLKITRGGVAVNDYRRAIIKLIVEG is encoded by the coding sequence ATGTGCGAGCTTTTTGGTGTGAATGCGAACAAAGATGTCGACGTCAATTTTACCTGGAGGGGCTTTATAAGGAAGAGCGAGTATAATCCCGATGGCTGGGGCATTGGGTGGTACAGCCACCTCGCTGGAAGTAGGAACCTTTCAGTAATAAAGCAGCCAATCCCTGCATATAGAAGCAGGATAGCCCTCGCAGTTCCCACACTGAGGATAAAGGGCCAAATAGTAATAAGCCACGTGAGACTTGCAACGAGCGAGATAGGCTACCTCAACACGCATCCCTTCGTAAGGAGGATTTGGAGCGTTGGTCAGTACGATGAGTGGATATTTGCACACAATGGAGTTTTAGACGGAGTCGAAGAGTTGCCAAAACGCTTTAAGCCCTTAGGGACGACGGACTCTGAGGCGGCATTCTGCTATATAATGGAGAATTTGGAGGGGATAGGGACAATAAGGGAGCTCTTCATCAAACTACAAAGCATCTTAGACGAGCTCAGCGATTATGGGACGCTTAATGTTCTTATGAGTAACGGCAGATACCTCTTTGCCTACACGCACTACCCGGGCAAGGGCATGTGGCTACTTAGGCGTCATCCTCCCCATAGAGGCCATGCAAGGCTTCTTGATGAGGACTTTGAAGTTTCAGTGGGAGATATGAAGGCTCAGGACGAGTACGCGTACCTCGTAGCTACGAGAAGGCTCACGGATGAAAAATGGGAGAAGATGGAGAAAAATAAGCTTTACATTTTCAGGGACGGTGCTTTATTGCTTAAAGTCGGCAGGAAAATTGAGCCCATGCTCAGGAAGGATGAGATTGAAGTTCTTCGAGCGGTTCTGAATGGAGAGAGCCCCGAGATTGATAACACAGTGAAAAGGCTCGTAGATTTGAAACTCCTGAAAATTACTAGGGGAGGAGTCGCGGTGAATGATTATAGGAGGGCGATAATTAAGCTAATTGTCGAGGGATAA